Proteins found in one Falsirhodobacter algicola genomic segment:
- the gap gene encoding type I glyceraldehyde-3-phosphate dehydrogenase — protein MTITVGINGFGRIGRCTLAHIAQSGRNDIKVAAINATGPVETNAHLLKYDSVHGRFPGSVRVRDGMLDLGGSPIRVMSTYDPADLDWSGVDVVLECTGKFNDGLRARAHLDRGARSVLISAPARNVDRTVVFGVNDGDLRITDRMVSNGSCTTNCLAPLAKVLNDAVGIESGIMTTIHSYTGDQPVLDRRHDDPYRARGAAMAMVPTTTGAAKAISEVLPALAGRLDGSAIRVPTPNVSAVDLTFVAARSVTVAEVNAIVEEAASGAMGAVLSYDPEPKVSIDFNHTPYSSIFAPDQTKVVGGRTVRVLAWYDNEWGFSCRMADVAAAMGRLLQ, from the coding sequence ATGACGATCACGGTGGGCATCAACGGCTTCGGACGGATCGGGCGCTGCACGCTGGCCCATATCGCCCAATCGGGCCGCAACGACATCAAGGTGGCCGCGATCAACGCCACCGGCCCGGTGGAGACGAACGCCCATCTTCTGAAATACGATTCCGTGCATGGCCGCTTTCCCGGCAGCGTTCGGGTGCGCGATGGGATGCTGGATCTGGGCGGCAGCCCGATCCGGGTCATGTCCACCTACGACCCTGCGGATCTGGACTGGTCCGGCGTCGATGTCGTTCTGGAATGCACGGGCAAGTTCAACGACGGCCTGCGGGCGCGGGCGCATCTGGACCGGGGCGCACGGTCGGTGCTGATCTCGGCCCCGGCGCGGAATGTGGACCGGACGGTGGTGTTCGGGGTGAATGACGGCGATCTGCGGATCACGGACCGGATGGTCTCGAACGGCTCCTGCACGACGAATTGCCTCGCGCCGCTGGCCAAGGTGCTGAACGACGCGGTGGGGATCGAGTCCGGGATCATGACCACCATCCATTCCTATACCGGCGATCAGCCGGTGCTGGACCGCCGCCATGACGATCCCTACCGCGCGCGCGGTGCGGCCATGGCGATGGTGCCCACGACCACCGGCGCGGCGAAGGCCATCTCCGAGGTGCTGCCCGCGCTTGCCGGACGGCTCGACGGATCGGCGATCCGCGTGCCGACGCCCAATGTCTCGGCGGTGGATCTGACCTTCGTCGCCGCCCGGTCGGTGACGGTCGCCGAGGTGAACGCGATCGTGGAGGAGGCGGCATCGGGGGCGATGGGCGCCGTGCTGTCCTACGATCCCGAACCCAAGGTTTCGATTGACTTCAACCACACCCCCTATTCGTCTATCTTTGCACCGGACCAGACCAAGGTCGTGGGCGGCAGGACCGTCCGCGTTCTGGCTTGGTACGACAACGAATGGGGCTTTTCCTGCCGTATGGCCGATGTGGCGGCGGCGATGGGGCGGCTCCTCCAGTAG
- the gap gene encoding type I glyceraldehyde-3-phosphate dehydrogenase, with the protein MSVKVAINGFGRIGRNVLRGIIESGRTDIEVVAINDLGPVETNAHLLRFDSVHGRFPAEVKTTADTIDAGRGPIRVTALRNPAELPWGDVDVVLECTGIFTSKEKAKIHLENGAKRVVVSAPSDGADKTIVFGVNHDTLTKDDLVISNASCTTNCLSPVAQVLNDAIGITKGFMTTIHSYTGDQPTLDTMHKDLYRARAAALSMIPTSTGAAKAVGLVLPELKGKLDGVAIRVPTPNVSVVDFVFEAARDTTVEEINDAIRAAADGRLKGILGYTDAPNVSSDFNHDPHSSIFHMDQTKVMEGRMVRILSWYDNEWGFSNRMADTAVAFGKLI; encoded by the coding sequence ATGTCCGTCAAAGTCGCCATCAATGGCTTCGGTCGCATCGGCCGCAACGTCCTGCGCGGGATCATCGAATCCGGCCGCACCGACATCGAAGTTGTTGCCATCAACGATCTGGGCCCGGTCGAAACGAACGCACACCTGCTGCGCTTCGACTCCGTCCACGGGCGTTTCCCGGCCGAGGTGAAGACGACGGCCGACACGATCGACGCCGGCCGCGGCCCGATCCGCGTGACCGCCCTGCGCAACCCGGCGGAACTGCCCTGGGGTGACGTGGATGTCGTGCTCGAATGCACCGGCATCTTCACCTCCAAGGAAAAGGCGAAGATCCACCTCGAGAACGGCGCGAAACGCGTGGTCGTCTCCGCCCCGTCCGATGGTGCCGACAAGACGATCGTTTTCGGCGTGAACCATGACACGCTGACCAAGGACGATCTCGTCATCTCCAACGCGTCCTGCACGACGAACTGCCTGTCGCCGGTCGCACAGGTCCTGAACGATGCCATCGGCATCACCAAGGGCTTCATGACGACCATCCACTCCTACACCGGCGACCAGCCGACGCTGGACACGATGCACAAGGACCTCTACCGCGCCCGCGCAGCGGCGCTGTCGATGATCCCGACCTCGACCGGGGCCGCCAAGGCCGTGGGTCTGGTGCTGCCGGAGCTGAAGGGCAAGCTGGACGGCGTTGCGATCCGCGTTCCGACCCCGAACGTCTCGGTCGTCGATTTCGTCTTCGAAGCCGCCCGCGACACCACGGTGGAAGAGATCAACGACGCGATCCGTGCCGCCGCCGATGGCCGCCTGAAGGGCATCCTCGGCTATACCGACGCGCCGAATGTCAGCAGCGACTTCAACCACGATCCGCATTCCTCGATCTTCCACATGGACCAGACGAAGGTCATGGAAGGCCGGATGGTGCGCATCCTGTCGTGGTACGACAACGAATGGGGCTTCTCGAACCGCATGGCCGATACGGCCGTCGCCTTCGGCAAGCTGATCTAA
- a CDS encoding sensor histidine kinase gives MKPDISRIFGTISRLILEPRSTAFRWGFAVLSFAVALALRWVVDDQLQDGFPFLTFFPAVVMTAFFCGILPGVVVAVASFAASWTLFISEPGTLDMSAQALTAMAFFTFITVTDVVLIAIMSRAIRHLDEERNRSAAMAEQGRLMFNELQHRVSNNLATVAGLLTIQRRAVKDETARKALDDAAARINVVARMKRLLHDPTAQEVDFAAFLRDMTHEVIAAAGVEERVHVHLECARIAIPRDRAIPLGLITTELLSNAIEHAFGAGEEGHVEIVLRRNGTKVVLRIADDGHGLPAGFVLEETRSLGLSIARQFALQIDGELVMKNRAPKGAVSELVFPAV, from the coding sequence ATGAAGCCCGACATCTCGCGGATCTTCGGCACGATCAGCCGCCTGATCCTGGAGCCGCGATCGACGGCGTTCCGGTGGGGCTTTGCGGTCCTGTCCTTCGCGGTGGCGCTGGCGCTGCGATGGGTGGTGGACGATCAACTTCAGGACGGTTTCCCGTTCCTCACCTTCTTTCCGGCCGTGGTAATGACCGCGTTCTTCTGCGGGATCCTGCCGGGCGTGGTGGTGGCGGTGGCGTCCTTTGCCGCGTCTTGGACGCTGTTCATATCCGAACCCGGCACGCTCGATATGTCGGCGCAGGCGCTGACGGCGATGGCCTTCTTCACCTTCATCACCGTGACGGATGTGGTGCTGATCGCGATAATGTCCCGCGCGATCCGCCATCTGGACGAAGAGCGCAACCGCTCGGCCGCAATGGCGGAGCAGGGGCGTCTGATGTTCAACGAATTGCAGCACCGGGTGTCGAACAACCTCGCGACCGTTGCGGGCCTTCTGACCATTCAGCGCCGGGCGGTTAAGGACGAAACCGCCCGCAAGGCGCTCGACGATGCGGCAGCCCGCATCAACGTCGTGGCGCGGATGAAGCGGCTTCTGCACGACCCCACGGCGCAGGAGGTGGATTTCGCCGCCTTCCTGCGCGACATGACCCATGAGGTCATCGCCGCCGCCGGGGTGGAGGAGCGGGTGCATGTGCATCTGGAATGCGCGCGGATCGCCATTCCGCGCGACCGGGCCATTCCCCTCGGCCTCATCACGACGGAGCTTTTGAGCAACGCGATCGAGCATGCCTTCGGCGCGGGCGAGGAGGGGCATGTGGAGATCGTGCTGCGCCGCAACGGCACGAAGGTGGTGCTGCGCATCGCCGATGACGGCCACGGCCTTCCGGCGGGGTTCGTGCTGGAGGAGACGCGGAGCCTCGGCCTGTCGATCGCGCGTCAATTCGCGCTGCAGATCGACGGGGAGTTGGTCATGAAAAACCGCGCCCCGAAGGGCGCGGTATCGGAACTCGTGTTTCCGGCGGTTTAG
- the coaD gene encoding pantetheine-phosphate adenylyltransferase, which yields MRIGLYPGTFDPVTLGHIDIMQRAARLVDRLVIGVAINRDKKPLFSLEERVEMVRHETRGLTDCEIVVHPFENLLIDCARDVGAQVIVRGLRAVADFEYEFQMVHMNRQLDASIETLFLMADARRQAIASKLVKEIARLGGDVSNFVTPAVGTALRQRFA from the coding sequence ATGCGCATCGGATTGTATCCAGGCACCTTCGACCCGGTGACGCTGGGCCATATCGACATCATGCAGCGCGCGGCGCGGCTGGTGGACCGGCTGGTGATCGGGGTCGCGATCAATCGGGACAAGAAGCCGCTCTTCTCGCTGGAGGAGCGGGTGGAGATGGTGCGCCATGAAACGCGCGGCCTGACGGATTGCGAGATCGTCGTGCATCCGTTCGAGAACCTGTTGATCGACTGCGCTCGCGATGTCGGCGCGCAGGTGATCGTGCGGGGGCTGCGGGCCGTCGCGGATTTCGAATACGAATTCCAGATGGTGCATATGAACCGTCAGCTCGATGCCTCGATTGAGACGCTGTTCCTGATGGCCGATGCGCGCCGTCAGGCCATCGCCTCGAAGCTGGTGAAGGAGATCGCGCGCCTTGGGGGGGACGTGTCGAACTTCGTGACGCCAGCGGTGGGGACGGCGTTGCGCCAGCGTTTCGCATGA
- the uvrA gene encoding excinuclease ABC subunit UvrA translates to MEQKFIEVRGAREHNLKGVDVDIPRDKFVVITGLSGSGKSSLAFDTIYAEGQRRYVESLSAYARQFLDMMGKPDVDHISGLSPAISIEQKTTSKNPRSTVGTVTEIYDYLRLLYARAGTPFSPATGLPITAQQVQDMVDIVMGLPEGTRGYLLAPIVRDRKGEYRKEFLDLRKQGFQRVKVNGAFYELDEPPTLDKKFRHNIDVVVDRIVVRGDIATRLADSFRTALNLADGIAIFETATDEPERTTFSEKFACPVSGFTIPEIEPRLFSFNAPFGACPACDGLGVEMFFDPRLVVPDQNLSVAAGAIAPWAKSKSPYVTQTIEALSAHYEFDRKTKWKDLPKKVQDVFLNGSGKEEITFRYDEAGRVYQVARTFEGLLPNLERRYRETDSAWSREELERYQNQRPCGTCGGYRLKPEALAVKIAGLHVGQVVEMSIKDAHAWMDSVPASLSAQKNEIARAILKEIRERLGFLVNVGLDYLSMSRAAGTLSGGESQRIRLASQIGSGLTGVLYVLDEPSIGLHQRDNDRLLTTLKNLRDQGNSVLVVEHDEDAIREADYVFDIGPGAGVHGGQVVAHGTPAEIAKNPDSVTGQYLNGTRAIPIPAERRKGNGKALTVVKASGNNLHDVTAEFPLGKFVCVTGVSGGGKSTLTIETLFKTAALKLNGAHETPAPCETIKGFEHLDKVIDIDQRPIGRTPRSNPATYTGAFTPIRDWFAGLPESKARGYGPGRFSFNVKGGRCEACQGDGVIKIEMHFLPDVYVTCETCKGARYNRETLEIRFKDKSIADVLDMTVEDAQGFFQAVPSIREKMDALVRVGLGYIKVGQQATTLSGGEAQRVKLSKELSRRATGRTLYILDEPTTGLHFEDVKKLLEVLHELVEQGNTVVVIEHNLDVVKTADWIIDIGPEGGDGGGRIVAEGTPEDVARIEASHTGRYLAPMLKQGRMAAE, encoded by the coding sequence ATGGAACAGAAGTTCATAGAGGTGCGCGGCGCGCGTGAGCACAACCTCAAGGGCGTGGATGTGGACATCCCGCGCGATAAGTTCGTGGTCATCACGGGGCTGTCGGGCTCGGGGAAATCCTCCCTCGCCTTCGACACGATCTATGCCGAAGGGCAGCGGCGCTATGTCGAGAGCCTGAGCGCCTACGCTCGGCAGTTCCTCGACATGATGGGCAAGCCGGATGTGGATCACATCTCCGGCCTCTCGCCCGCCATCTCGATCGAGCAGAAGACGACGTCGAAGAACCCCCGCTCCACGGTCGGCACGGTGACGGAGATCTACGACTATCTCCGCCTGCTCTATGCCCGGGCGGGAACGCCCTTCTCTCCGGCGACGGGGCTGCCGATCACCGCGCAGCAGGTGCAGGACATGGTGGATATCGTCATGGGCCTGCCCGAAGGCACCCGCGGCTATCTGCTCGCCCCCATCGTGCGTGACCGCAAGGGCGAGTATCGCAAGGAATTCCTCGATCTGCGCAAGCAGGGCTTCCAGCGCGTGAAGGTGAACGGCGCCTTCTATGAACTGGACGAGCCGCCGACGCTCGACAAGAAATTCCGCCACAATATCGACGTGGTGGTGGACCGGATCGTGGTGCGCGGCGATATCGCGACGCGCCTTGCCGACAGTTTCCGCACGGCGCTGAACCTTGCCGATGGCATCGCCATCTTCGAAACCGCCACGGACGAGCCGGAGCGGACGACCTTCTCCGAGAAGTTCGCCTGCCCGGTGTCTGGCTTCACCATCCCCGAGATCGAGCCGCGCCTCTTCTCCTTCAACGCGCCCTTCGGGGCCTGCCCGGCCTGCGACGGCCTTGGGGTGGAGATGTTCTTCGACCCGCGCCTCGTCGTGCCGGATCAGAACCTGTCGGTCGCGGCGGGGGCCATCGCGCCGTGGGCGAAATCGAAATCCCCCTACGTCACCCAGACGATCGAGGCGCTGTCCGCCCATTACGAATTCGACCGGAAGACGAAATGGAAAGACCTGCCGAAGAAGGTGCAGGACGTGTTCCTGAACGGCTCCGGCAAGGAGGAGATCACCTTCCGCTACGACGAGGCGGGCCGCGTCTATCAGGTCGCGCGCACCTTCGAAGGCCTGCTGCCGAACCTCGAACGCCGCTACCGCGAAACGGACAGCGCGTGGAGCCGGGAGGAGTTGGAACGCTATCAGAACCAGCGGCCCTGCGGCACCTGCGGCGGCTACCGCCTGAAGCCCGAGGCGCTGGCGGTGAAGATCGCCGGCCTGCATGTCGGTCAGGTGGTGGAGATGTCGATCAAGGATGCCCATGCGTGGATGGACAGCGTTCCCGCCTCGCTGAGCGCCCAGAAGAACGAGATCGCCCGCGCCATCCTGAAGGAGATCCGCGAGCGTCTGGGCTTCCTCGTGAATGTCGGCCTCGATTACCTCTCCATGAGCCGCGCCGCCGGCACCTTGTCGGGCGGGGAGAGCCAGCGCATCCGGCTGGCCTCGCAGATCGGGTCGGGCCTGACGGGCGTGCTCTATGTGCTGGACGAGCCGTCGATCGGCCTGCATCAGCGCGACAACGACCGGCTGCTGACGACGCTGAAGAACCTGCGGGATCAAGGCAACTCGGTCCTCGTGGTGGAGCATGACGAAGACGCGATCCGCGAGGCCGATTATGTCTTTGATATCGGTCCGGGCGCGGGTGTGCATGGGGGCCAAGTCGTGGCCCATGGCACCCCGGCCGAGATCGCGAAGAACCCCGACAGCGTGACGGGTCAGTACCTGAACGGCACCCGCGCCATTCCCATCCCCGCCGAACGGCGCAAGGGCAATGGCAAGGCGCTGACCGTGGTGAAGGCGAGCGGCAACAACCTGCATGATGTCACGGCGGAGTTTCCGCTGGGTAAATTCGTCTGCGTCACCGGCGTGTCGGGCGGGGGCAAATCCACGCTGACGATCGAGACGCTGTTCAAGACCGCCGCCCTGAAGCTGAACGGCGCCCACGAGACGCCCGCCCCCTGCGAGACGATCAAGGGGTTCGAGCATCTCGACAAGGTCATCGACATCGACCAGCGCCCGATCGGGCGCACGCCCCGGTCGAACCCTGCGACCTATACCGGGGCCTTCACCCCGATCCGCGATTGGTTCGCGGGGCTGCCGGAATCCAAGGCGCGCGGCTACGGCCCCGGTCGGTTCAGCTTCAACGTGAAAGGCGGCCGCTGCGAGGCGTGTCAGGGCGACGGCGTCATAAAGATCGAGATGCATTTCCTGCCGGATGTCTATGTCACCTGCGAGACATGCAAAGGCGCTCGGTACAACCGGGAAACTTTGGAAATCCGCTTCAAGGACAAGAGCATCGCCGACGTTCTTGATATGACGGTCGAAGATGCGCAGGGCTTCTTCCAAGCGGTGCCGAGCATCCGGGAGAAGATGGATGCGCTGGTGCGCGTCGGTCTAGGCTATATTAAGGTCGGTCAGCAGGCGACGACCCTGTCGGGCGGCGAGGCGCAGCGCGTGAAGCTTTCGAAAGAGCTGAGCCGCCGGGCCACGGGGCGCACGCTCTATATCCTCGACGAGCCGACGACCGGCCTGCATTTCGAGGATGTGAAGAAGCTGCTGGAGGTGCTGCACGAGTTGGTGGAGCAGGGCAACACCGTCGTCGTGATCGAACACAACCTCGATGTGGTGAAGACCGCCGACTGGATCATCGACATCGGTCCCGAAGGGGGCGACGGCGGTGGCCGCATCGTCGCCGAGGGGACCCCCGAGGATGTGGCCCGCATCGAAGCGAGCCACACGGGCCGCTACCTTGCTCCGATGTTGAAGCAAGGTCGCATGGCCGCGGAATGA
- the moaA gene encoding GTP 3',8-cyclase MoaA — MQTPLIDPYQRAITYLRISVTDRCDFRCLYCMAEQMTFLPKAELLTLEEMERLCTGFIELGVRKLRVTGGEPLVRRNIMDLFRGLSRHLASGALEELTLTTNGSQLAKYAEDLAACGVRRINVSLDTLDDAKFAHITRWGRLAQVMEGISAAKAAGLRVKINTVALKGFNEDELFPLLDWCRAEGHDLTFIEVMPMGDTGDRLDQYWSLRDLRRTLGERFSLIPLAERTGGPARYVQIAETGQKIGFITPMTHNFCESCNRVRLTCTGELYMCLGQEDRADLRAILRDGGDLEAAIRDAIGRKPKGHDFDYSRQQVAGQMPRHMSHTGG; from the coding sequence ATGCAAACGCCCCTTATCGATCCGTATCAGAGAGCCATCACCTACCTGCGTATCTCCGTCACGGATCGATGCGATTTCCGGTGCCTCTACTGCATGGCCGAGCAGATGACCTTCCTGCCCAAGGCCGAACTCCTGACCCTCGAAGAGATGGAGCGCCTGTGCACCGGCTTCATCGAACTGGGGGTGCGCAAGCTGCGCGTCACGGGCGGGGAGCCGTTGGTGCGGCGCAACATCATGGACCTCTTCCGCGGTCTGTCGCGCCATCTCGCCTCCGGCGCGCTGGAGGAGTTGACGCTGACGACCAACGGATCGCAGCTGGCGAAATATGCCGAGGATCTGGCGGCCTGCGGCGTGCGGCGGATCAACGTCTCGCTCGACACGCTGGATGATGCGAAATTCGCCCATATCACGCGGTGGGGGCGTCTGGCGCAGGTGATGGAGGGGATCTCGGCGGCGAAGGCGGCCGGGCTGCGGGTGAAGATCAACACCGTCGCGCTGAAGGGATTCAACGAGGACGAGCTGTTCCCCCTGCTCGACTGGTGCCGGGCCGAGGGGCACGATCTGACCTTCATCGAGGTCATGCCCATGGGCGACACGGGCGATCGCCTCGATCAGTACTGGTCGCTGCGCGATCTGCGCCGCACCTTGGGCGAGCGGTTCAGCCTGATCCCGCTGGCCGAGCGTACGGGCGGCCCGGCGCGTTATGTGCAGATCGCCGAGACGGGGCAGAAGATCGGATTCATCACGCCCATGACCCACAACTTCTGCGAAAGCTGCAACCGCGTGCGGCTGACCTGCACGGGGGAGCTGTACATGTGCCTCGGGCAGGAGGATCGCGCCGATCTGCGCGCAATTCTGCGTGATGGGGGGGATCTGGAGGCGGCGATCCGCGATGCGATCGGCCGCAAGCCGAAGGGCCACGATTTCGACTATTCCCGGCAGCAAGTGGCGGGACAGATGCCCCGCCATATGAGCCATACCGGGGGCTGA